The Rhododendron vialii isolate Sample 1 chromosome 5a, ASM3025357v1 genome contains a region encoding:
- the LOC131326289 gene encoding uncharacterized protein LOC131326289, whose amino-acid sequence MCAPNSSAPYKLQSLVKVLYRYRISATNLHREPLYRGSSNLPSKYFFNYAQYSSNIHDGFKSIPPNSGITSKAMADMVKDGMDKVQPSVPPPRKPIFPTWAKWLFGSVLSLLLPFWRFKWGSLLVFEEKVEEVVEEVEIAAEVVEKVATKAEKVSAEVADKLPDNGKLKAAALVVEHISSVAATDAELAEDFIQKVEKLKHDLTDLGTMVEPVIDEIVPKEHGGN is encoded by the exons ATGTGTGCACCAAATTCATCAGCCCCGTACAAGCTTCAAAGTTTGGTGAAAGTGCTATACCGGTATAGGATTTCTGCCACTAATCTACATCGAGAGCCCTTATACCGTGGTAGTTCTAATTTGCCATCAAAGTACTTCTTCAATTATGCCCAATATTCTTCCAATATTCATGATGGTTTCAAGTCGATTCCTCCCAATTCTGGAATCACTTCAAAGGCTATGGCTGACAT GGTAAAGGATGGCATGGACAAGGTTCAACCATCTGTGCCACCTCCTCGTAAACCCATCTTCCCAACCTG GGCAAAATGGCTTTTCGGTTCCGTATTATCACTACTTCTACCTTTCTGGAGGTTTAAATGGGGAAGTTTGCTCGTATTTGAAG AAAAGGTGGAAGAAGTGGTGGAAGAGGTTGAAATTGCGGCGGAGGTGGTGGAGAAAGTGGCGACTAAGGCCGAGAAGGTGTCAGCAGAGGTGGCGGATAAGCTCCCAGACAACGGCAAATTGAAGGCTGCGGCTTTGGTTGTAGAACATATATCTAGTGTGGCGGCTACCGATGCCGAACTCGCGGAAGATTTTATTCAAAAG GTTGAAAAACTGAAGCATGATTTGACTGATTTGGGGACAATGGTTGAGCCTGTTATTGATGAGATCGTCCCCAAGGAACATGGTGGAAATtga